In a single window of the Oecophyllibacter saccharovorans genome:
- a CDS encoding OmpA family protein, which produces MRLRTALLSMASMAALPSVSMATTITGPYIDMAGGYDYTQAQGMTQHTNKGINGTLHSGDGYTGYLSAGWGFGNGLRLEVEGTYSRSYNSHGTFRGTGMGAGRMQAGIGHSGLGRHGLSGSNQNYGGFVNVLYDIDLAQFGMNAPVTPFVGIGAGYLYQDYKIHGTKSNHVGSVMNQSIGNGGFAAQAIVGAAWDTGFPGLAVTTQYRFIAQTGSNTGVNIGKYHSSTGQRIDTGSRYSHQFLLGLRYAFDTAPPAPPVVVAPIPPAPTPARTYLVFFDWDRYNLTSRAREIVAQAAQASTHVQTTRIEVNGYTDTSHAGSAAAGARYNMGLSLRRANSVKAELIRDGVPASAIDIHGYGESHPLVATGPNSREPQNRRVEIILR; this is translated from the coding sequence ATGCGTCTTCGCACAGCTCTTCTGTCCATGGCTTCGATGGCTGCTCTGCCGTCCGTCTCCATGGCGACCACGATCACCGGTCCCTACATCGATATGGCCGGCGGTTACGACTACACCCAGGCCCAGGGCATGACCCAGCACACCAACAAGGGCATCAACGGCACCCTGCACAGCGGCGATGGCTACACCGGCTATCTCTCCGCTGGTTGGGGTTTCGGCAACGGTCTGCGCCTTGAAGTGGAAGGCACCTACAGCCGCTCCTACAACTCCCACGGCACCTTCCGTGGCACGGGTATGGGCGCTGGCCGCATGCAGGCCGGTATCGGTCACTCCGGCCTGGGCCGTCACGGTCTGTCGGGCTCCAACCAGAACTACGGCGGTTTCGTCAATGTCCTGTATGACATCGACCTCGCCCAGTTCGGCATGAACGCCCCCGTCACGCCGTTCGTCGGTATCGGTGCCGGTTACCTGTATCAGGATTACAAAATCCACGGGACCAAATCCAACCACGTCGGCAGCGTGATGAACCAGTCCATCGGCAACGGTGGCTTCGCCGCTCAGGCGATCGTCGGTGCCGCTTGGGACACGGGCTTCCCGGGTCTGGCCGTCACCACCCAGTATCGCTTCATCGCCCAGACGGGCAGCAATACCGGCGTGAACATCGGCAAGTACCACTCCTCCACCGGTCAGCGTATCGACACCGGCTCGCGCTACTCCCACCAGTTCCTGCTGGGCCTGCGCTACGCTTTCGACACCGCTCCCCCGGCTCCCCCGGTCGTGGTCGCCCCGATCCCGCCCGCGCCGACCCCGGCCCGCACCTACCTGGTGTTCTTCGACTGGGATCGCTACAACCTGACCTCACGTGCACGTGAGATCGTTGCCCAGGCCGCCCAGGCTTCCACGCACGTGCAGACCACGCGCATCGAAGTCAACGGCTACACCGACACCTCCCACGCCGGTTCCGCCGCCGCTGGTGCCCGCTACAACATGGGTCTGTCCCTGCGTCGCGCCAACAGCGTCAAGGCTGAGCTGATCCGTGACGGCGTCCCCGCCTCCGCCATCGACATCCATGGCTACGGCGAAAGCCACCCGCTGGTCGCCACGGGCCCCAACTCCCGTGAGCCCCAGAACCGTCGCGTCGAAATCATCCTCCGCTGA
- a CDS encoding shikimate kinase has translation MSPHPPPRPGRAGRPPAPGRSDKRDPARRDSHRKTGRKPGKGQLKTAGATPLPDPLPGVRPPRILVLVGLMGVGKTTLGRLLARLYNLPFIDVDAEIERAAGCTVAEIFSRHGEAHFRAGEHRVIRRLLRSGPCVLATGGGAWMNPRTRQVIRATPGTCTIWLRAPLEVLLRRVLHKRAERPLLAEADPAETLKKLAAARAPFYAEADLTIDCGDESVEQGVTLIQQGLKNFAPLERLTVRLGNTAGDKPGEKESSYDILTGSGLLERARDLLVPHLKGAHAVIVTDETVAGLHLDTLLDGLKDAETPFGKLRIDVLTLPPGESSKTLAQYSRLMGQLLGLGIDRSTTLIALGGGVVGDLTGFMAATAMRGLPFIQIPTTLLAQVDSSVGGKTGVNLGSSEADEAPEEAQDGRVAGGGKNLIGAFWQPVLVLADTSVLATLPKRQLKAGYAEIVKSAAIADPDLLAWCERHGRALLEGTPALLAEAVRRSCAFKARVVSADERESASADGRALLNLGHTFGHALEAEYGFDGRLLHGEAVSIGMVMALEMSVRLGLAPPQDLQRLVDHLRSLEMPVSLHDLPPLGERGERLEAGKLLEHMRRDKKARHGRLSFVLLRRLGEAFTSSEVEAGALYEYLCSKGCVPREGRTPRQRPVKPGKPGKPAPEL, from the coding sequence ATGTCCCCTCATCCTCCTCCGCGCCCCGGCAGGGCAGGACGCCCTCCTGCCCCCGGCCGCTCTGACAAGCGCGACCCCGCCCGCAGGGACAGCCACAGGAAAACAGGGCGCAAACCGGGCAAGGGGCAACTGAAAACCGCCGGGGCCACGCCTCTGCCCGACCCTCTGCCTGGCGTGCGGCCGCCGCGCATCCTGGTGCTGGTCGGGCTGATGGGGGTGGGGAAAACGACGCTCGGCCGCCTGCTTGCGCGCCTGTACAACCTGCCCTTCATTGACGTGGATGCGGAGATCGAACGCGCTGCCGGCTGCACGGTGGCGGAGATCTTCAGCCGCCACGGCGAAGCGCATTTCCGCGCAGGCGAGCACCGGGTCATCCGCCGCCTGCTGCGCAGCGGGCCCTGCGTGCTTGCCACCGGCGGCGGGGCGTGGATGAACCCGCGCACGCGCCAGGTCATCCGCGCCACGCCCGGCACCTGCACGATCTGGCTGCGCGCCCCGCTGGAGGTGCTGCTGAGACGCGTGCTCCACAAGCGGGCCGAACGCCCGCTGCTGGCTGAAGCCGACCCGGCCGAGACCCTGAAAAAACTCGCCGCCGCACGCGCGCCGTTCTACGCTGAGGCGGACCTGACGATCGATTGCGGAGACGAAAGCGTGGAACAGGGCGTGACCCTCATCCAACAGGGGCTGAAGAACTTCGCGCCGCTCGAGCGGCTGACGGTCCGCCTGGGGAACACGGCGGGAGACAAACCGGGCGAAAAAGAGAGCAGCTACGACATCCTCACCGGATCGGGCCTGCTGGAGCGCGCGCGTGACCTGCTGGTGCCCCATCTCAAGGGCGCGCACGCTGTCATCGTCACTGACGAGACGGTGGCCGGGCTGCACCTGGACACGCTTCTGGACGGGCTGAAAGACGCTGAAACCCCTTTCGGCAAGCTACGAATCGACGTGCTCACCCTGCCGCCAGGCGAGAGCAGCAAGACCCTGGCGCAGTACAGCCGCCTGATGGGGCAGCTCCTGGGCCTGGGAATCGACCGCAGCACCACCCTCATCGCCCTGGGCGGCGGCGTGGTGGGCGACCTGACGGGTTTCATGGCCGCCACGGCGATGCGCGGCCTGCCCTTCATCCAGATCCCCACCACCCTGCTGGCGCAGGTGGACAGCTCGGTGGGCGGCAAGACGGGCGTCAATCTCGGCAGCAGTGAAGCCGATGAAGCTCCAGAAGAAGCACAAGACGGGCGCGTGGCCGGGGGCGGCAAGAACCTGATCGGGGCTTTCTGGCAGCCGGTTCTGGTGCTGGCCGATACCTCCGTTCTGGCAACCCTGCCCAAGCGCCAGCTCAAGGCGGGCTATGCCGAGATCGTCAAATCCGCCGCCATTGCCGACCCCGACCTGCTGGCCTGGTGCGAGCGCCACGGCCGCGCCCTGCTGGAGGGCACCCCGGCCCTCCTGGCTGAAGCCGTGCGCCGCTCCTGTGCCTTCAAGGCCCGCGTCGTCAGCGCAGACGAACGTGAGAGCGCCTCTGCCGACGGGCGCGCCCTGCTCAATCTGGGCCACACCTTCGGCCATGCGCTGGAAGCGGAATACGGCTTTGACGGCCGCCTGCTGCACGGCGAGGCGGTTTCCATCGGCATGGTCATGGCGCTGGAAATGTCGGTCAGGCTGGGGCTGGCCCCACCGCAGGACCTGCAGCGCCTGGTGGACCATCTCCGTTCCCTGGAAATGCCCGTATCGCTCCACGACCTGCCCCCCCTGGGTGAGCGGGGGGAACGACTGGAGGCCGGAAAGCTCCTGGAGCACATGCGCCGTGACAAAAAAGCGCGCCATGGCCGCCTCAGCTTCGTGCTGCTGCGCCGCCTGGGCGAGGCCTTCACCAGCAGCGAGGTCGAGGCCGGGGCGCTTTATGAGTATCTGTGCAGCAAAGGCTGCGTGCCTCGCGAAGGACGCACGCCCCGGCAGCGCCCAGTGAAGCCCGGAAAACCAGGGAAACCAGCGCCTGAGCTGTGA
- a CDS encoding flagellar basal body-associated FliL family protein: MKESSRIVTFICVVFVLVLAIGGAALYFLGSATPPAQTPVQKTIPLPGSGHGDLPTLPAGAPSTSPSLPTVPAPATPAAQAPAAPAPVLPPLPAAGAPAASPAPAPALPPVTPAPAAPARAPLSPTPVIAH; encoded by the coding sequence ATGAAAGAATCATCGCGGATTGTCACCTTTATCTGTGTGGTGTTCGTTCTCGTTCTGGCCATAGGTGGCGCCGCCCTGTATTTCCTCGGCTCCGCGACCCCGCCGGCCCAGACGCCCGTCCAGAAAACGATCCCCCTGCCTGGCAGCGGCCACGGGGACCTGCCTACCTTGCCGGCAGGCGCGCCCAGCACCAGCCCGTCCCTGCCGACGGTGCCCGCGCCTGCAACGCCTGCTGCCCAGGCCCCGGCTGCGCCTGCGCCCGTGCTGCCGCCGCTGCCTGCAGCCGGTGCGCCTGCCGCTTCACCCGCCCCCGCGCCGGCCCTCCCGCCGGTAACGCCTGCGCCTGCAGCCCCAGCCCGGGCGCCGCTTTCTCCCACCCCTGTCATCGCCCATTGA
- a CDS encoding tyrosine recombinase — translation MIEAFLEMLASERGAALRTRQAYRTDLEDFARWLGPDSIARADTGQLRAYLAQRGREGLSVRTQARRLSALRQFYRFLLQENLRADNPVASQPMPAYRPGLPHPLTEEEVAQLIAAGTTGHEDPRRDLVSRAALELLYTTGLRVSELLALPASCLQRNGPMLLVRGKGGRERLVPFSAQARQAAQALVQYDAVLASPWLFPGRKPQRPLTRQGFDRILHACALKAGLDPQRLSAHVLRHSFATHLLNRGADLRALQMLLGHADIATTQIYTQVMSERLQEVMRTHHPLSAPG, via the coding sequence CTGATCGAGGCCTTTCTCGAAATGCTGGCTTCCGAGCGGGGCGCGGCCCTGCGCACGCGTCAGGCCTACCGGACTGATCTTGAGGATTTTGCCCGCTGGCTGGGCCCGGATTCCATCGCCCGGGCCGACACAGGGCAATTGCGCGCCTATCTGGCGCAGCGGGGGCGCGAGGGGCTGTCAGTGCGCACGCAGGCCCGCCGCCTTTCGGCCCTGAGGCAGTTCTACCGTTTCCTGCTGCAGGAGAACCTGCGCGCTGACAATCCGGTCGCCAGCCAGCCCATGCCTGCCTACCGCCCGGGCCTTCCCCATCCCCTGACGGAAGAGGAAGTAGCGCAGCTGATTGCAGCAGGCACAACCGGCCATGAGGACCCGCGGCGCGACCTCGTTTCCCGCGCCGCACTGGAGCTGCTTTACACGACCGGGCTGCGGGTGTCGGAGCTGCTGGCTTTGCCGGCCAGCTGCCTGCAGCGCAACGGGCCCATGCTGCTGGTGCGCGGCAAGGGCGGGCGCGAGCGCCTGGTGCCCTTTTCGGCCCAGGCGCGCCAGGCGGCCCAGGCGCTGGTGCAGTATGACGCGGTGCTGGCAAGCCCGTGGCTTTTCCCGGGCCGCAAGCCCCAGCGCCCGCTGACCCGCCAGGGCTTCGACCGCATCCTGCATGCCTGCGCGCTCAAGGCCGGGCTGGACCCCCAGCGGCTCAGCGCGCATGTGCTGCGCCATTCCTTTGCAACCCACCTGCTCAACCGCGGCGCGGACCTGCGGGCCCTGCAGATGTTGCTCGGCCATGCCGACATCGCCACCACCCAGATCTACACGCAGGTCATGAGCGAGCGCCTGCAGGAGGTGATGCGCACCCATCATCCCCTCAGCGCGCCGGGCTGA
- a CDS encoding acetyl-CoA carboxylase carboxyltransferase subunit alpha, with protein sequence MRQFLDFEKSVAELETKIDELRQMARHNHHVGKGDDRKGLDGVNIDEELSRLSDKADKQLRTIYSKLTPLQKVQVARHAQRPHTLDYIKALTTEFTPLAGDRTFGDDQAMVGGLARFRGQPVVVLGTERGCDTESRLKHNFGMARPEGYRKAQRLMKLAGRFGLPVLSFVDTAGAWPGIDAEARGQAEAIARSVDTALSLRVPMIATVIGEGGSGGAIAIAAADRVLMLEHAIYSVISPEAAASILWRDPKLAPAAAEALKLTAQDLKRLKLIDRIIAEPTGGAQRLPEQMMTAVGEAIAEELTPLLRLSPEGLVVERRERFLAMTRPPL encoded by the coding sequence ATGCGCCAGTTCCTAGATTTTGAGAAATCAGTCGCCGAGCTTGAAACCAAGATAGACGAGCTCCGGCAGATGGCCCGCCACAATCATCATGTCGGCAAGGGTGATGACCGCAAAGGCCTTGACGGGGTCAATATCGACGAGGAACTCTCCCGTCTTTCCGACAAGGCCGACAAGCAGCTGCGGACCATCTACAGCAAGCTGACGCCGCTGCAGAAAGTGCAGGTTGCACGCCATGCCCAGCGCCCCCATACGCTTGACTACATCAAGGCGCTGACCACCGAATTCACCCCCCTTGCAGGCGACCGCACCTTCGGCGACGACCAGGCCATGGTGGGCGGTCTGGCACGCTTCCGCGGCCAGCCGGTCGTGGTTCTGGGCACGGAGCGGGGGTGCGATACCGAAAGCCGGCTGAAACACAATTTCGGCATGGCCCGGCCCGAAGGCTACCGCAAGGCCCAGCGGCTGATGAAGCTGGCCGGTCGTTTCGGGCTGCCGGTGCTGAGCTTTGTCGACACGGCCGGCGCGTGGCCCGGCATCGATGCGGAGGCGCGCGGCCAGGCCGAGGCCATCGCCCGCAGCGTGGACACCGCCCTTTCGCTGCGCGTACCCATGATCGCCACCGTGATCGGGGAAGGCGGCTCGGGCGGGGCCATCGCCATCGCGGCCGCCGACCGGGTGCTGATGCTGGAGCACGCCATCTATTCCGTGATCTCGCCTGAAGCCGCCGCCTCGATCCTGTGGCGCGACCCCAAGCTTGCGCCCGCTGCCGCCGAGGCGCTGAAGCTGACCGCCCAGGACCTCAAGCGCCTCAAGCTGATCGACCGCATCATCGCCGAGCCCACAGGCGGCGCGCAGCGCCTGCCCGAGCAGATGATGACTGCCGTGGGCGAGGCGATCGCCGAGGAGCTGACGCCCCTGCTGCGCCTGTCGCCTGAAGGGCTGGTGGTGGAACGGCGCGAGCGCTTCCTGGCCATGACCCGCCCGCCGCTCTGA
- a CDS encoding competence/damage-inducible protein A, whose protein sequence is MTSASSPTPPRACFLAIGNELLSGRTEDANTPVLARALNTRGLRLEEVRILPDIRARLVESIVTCRAAYDLVFTSGGIGPTHDDITAACVAEAFGVPLVRHEDSFRKLEKLFADGTFHGDFNAARQRMAWLPEGATPIENSVSTAPGFALGNVYVMAGVPRIFRAMLDWLLPRLPSATPLCSQAWHAFDVYEGDFAAPLTRLQQDFPTLDLGSYPFEPDATPRNERGVTLVAKGYDAGAVRKAGAALRDLLGRTGRQVTKGEPGA, encoded by the coding sequence GTGACCAGCGCTTCTTCCCCCACGCCGCCGCGCGCCTGTTTCCTGGCCATCGGCAATGAGCTCCTCAGCGGGCGCACCGAAGACGCCAACACGCCTGTCCTGGCGCGTGCCCTCAATACCCGCGGGCTGCGGCTGGAGGAAGTGCGCATCCTGCCTGACATACGCGCCCGCCTGGTCGAGTCCATCGTCACCTGCAGGGCCGCCTATGACCTGGTCTTCACCAGCGGCGGCATCGGCCCGACCCATGACGACATCACCGCCGCCTGCGTGGCCGAAGCCTTCGGGGTGCCGCTTGTGCGCCATGAGGATAGCTTCCGCAAGCTTGAGAAGCTCTTTGCCGACGGCACGTTCCACGGCGATTTCAACGCCGCCCGCCAGCGCATGGCCTGGCTGCCTGAAGGGGCCACGCCCATCGAGAATTCCGTCTCGACCGCGCCGGGCTTTGCGCTGGGGAACGTGTATGTCATGGCCGGCGTACCGCGCATTTTCCGCGCCATGCTGGACTGGCTGCTGCCCCGCCTGCCCTCAGCCACGCCCCTCTGCAGCCAGGCCTGGCATGCCTTTGACGTCTATGAAGGCGATTTCGCCGCCCCCCTGACCCGACTCCAGCAGGACTTCCCCACGCTTGACCTGGGCTCCTACCCTTTCGAGCCGGACGCCACACCGCGCAATGAGCGCGGGGTCACGCTGGTTGCCAAGGGCTATGACGCAGGCGCGGTGAGAAAAGCCGGCGCGGCCCTGCGCGACCTGCTTGGCCGGACCGGCAGGCAGGTGACAAAGGGCGAGCCCGGGGCCTGA
- a CDS encoding SMP-30/gluconolactonase/LRE family protein: MTESELAGTGAASAPQCILDLKATLGEGPVWMAAENALYFTDIMGRKVHRFQLGTCKLTTWEAPAPVGFLLPVSSGGFLAGLPDGLHRFDPATGAFAHMCTVEPEQPDNRLNDGCVDEQGRIWFGTMDTAETSPSGAIYRVVARQNELEVSHWDEGYVVSNGPALSPDGKTLYVCNSPHQRIYAFDVDGAGKLSGKRVFATFEKGYPDGLVTDSEGTLWCGTWGGGQITRLRPDGSFLPPIALPVSNVTKVAFGGGDLRTVFVTTARKGLSEEQLAQEPLAGGLFSFQSEVAGLPQQFFQL, encoded by the coding sequence ATGACTGAAAGTGAACTGGCAGGAACAGGGGCCGCCTCAGCGCCGCAATGCATTCTCGACCTCAAGGCCACGCTGGGGGAAGGGCCGGTCTGGATGGCGGCTGAAAATGCCCTTTACTTCACCGATATCATGGGCCGGAAGGTGCACCGCTTCCAGCTGGGCACCTGCAAGCTCACTACCTGGGAAGCCCCTGCGCCCGTGGGTTTCCTGCTGCCGGTCAGCAGCGGCGGCTTTCTGGCCGGCCTGCCTGACGGGCTGCACCGTTTCGATCCGGCCACGGGCGCTTTTGCGCATATGTGCACCGTCGAGCCCGAACAGCCTGACAACCGCCTCAACGATGGCTGCGTGGACGAGCAGGGCCGCATCTGGTTCGGCACCATGGATACGGCTGAGACCAGCCCCAGCGGCGCCATCTACAGGGTGGTGGCGCGCCAGAACGAACTTGAGGTGAGCCATTGGGATGAAGGCTACGTCGTCTCCAACGGCCCCGCCCTCTCACCGGACGGAAAGACGCTTTATGTCTGCAACAGCCCGCACCAGCGCATTTACGCCTTTGATGTTGACGGCGCCGGCAAGCTGAGCGGCAAGCGGGTCTTCGCCACGTTTGAGAAGGGCTATCCGGACGGGCTGGTCACCGACAGCGAAGGCACGCTCTGGTGCGGCACCTGGGGGGGCGGGCAGATCACGCGCCTGCGCCCTGACGGCAGCTTTCTGCCGCCCATTGCCCTGCCTGTCAGCAATGTCACCAAGGTCGCTTTCGGCGGCGGGGACCTGCGCACGGTTTTCGTGACGACAGCGCGCAAGGGCCTTTCGGAAGAGCAGCTGGCCCAGGAGCCCCTGGCAGGCGGTCTGTTCTCATTCCAGAGCGAGGTCGCAGGCCTGCCCCAGCAGTTCTTCCAGCTCTGA
- a CDS encoding (deoxy)nucleoside triphosphate pyrophosphohydrolase: protein MSPTPPRTNQARTRRILLVVAAVLIDREGQILVAQRPEGKSYAGWWEFPGGKVERDESPERALVRELGEELGIEALEEDLEPFTFISTDCGSFHLLMPVYLLQHWEGTPTSRENQTLAWIRPEALGGLQLLKPDLPLVPRLEAYFQRFSP, encoded by the coding sequence ATGTCCCCCACCCCGCCCCGCACCAATCAGGCCAGAACCAGGCGCATCCTGCTGGTGGTGGCCGCTGTGCTCATTGACCGCGAAGGCCAGATCCTGGTTGCCCAGCGGCCTGAGGGAAAGTCCTATGCGGGATGGTGGGAGTTTCCAGGCGGCAAGGTGGAGCGCGATGAATCGCCTGAACGCGCCCTGGTGCGCGAGCTGGGCGAAGAGCTCGGGATAGAAGCGCTGGAGGAAGATCTGGAACCCTTCACCTTCATCAGCACCGATTGCGGGTCCTTCCACCTGCTCATGCCGGTCTATCTGCTGCAGCACTGGGAAGGCACGCCGACCAGCCGGGAGAACCAGACCTTGGCCTGGATCCGCCCCGAGGCCCTGGGCGGGCTACAGCTGCTGAAGCCGGACCTGCCGCTCGTGCCCAGGCTTGAGGCCTATTTCCAGCGCTTCTCGCCCTGA
- a CDS encoding ATP-binding protein, whose protein sequence is MPSSDLPALLPVLQRIAESLERLASNAPAPWADPADPRHERFIWRGEKSGLHALGGPSENGVSGTLPLSLLCGLEGQKKQLLQNTRLFARGQRGNHALLWGARGMGKSSLVRSLVGQVNEEIRAGRLAVPGTLALVEVSRSGLGALHALLDRLGNVRRQMILFLDDLSFESEDEDYKSLKSLLDGGLAGCPDNVLLYATSNRRHLMPRSRIEGDEIAELPAGLQGSETVEERISLSDRFGLWLGVHGARQEDYLRIVHAHAQHRGLALPAAELEKRALAWSLARGARSGRVAAQFITALAAEQAGT, encoded by the coding sequence ATGCCTTCTTCCGATCTCCCTGCCCTGCTGCCTGTCCTGCAGCGCATTGCCGAAAGCCTGGAGCGACTGGCCAGCAATGCGCCGGCCCCCTGGGCGGACCCAGCAGATCCGCGGCATGAGCGCTTCATCTGGCGCGGGGAGAAATCCGGCCTCCACGCGCTTGGAGGGCCTTCAGAAAACGGGGTTTCAGGCACCCTGCCGCTTTCCCTGCTCTGCGGGCTTGAGGGCCAGAAGAAACAGCTGCTTCAGAACACCCGCCTGTTCGCCCGGGGCCAGCGCGGCAACCACGCCCTGCTGTGGGGCGCGCGCGGCATGGGGAAATCAAGCCTCGTCAGGTCCCTTGTGGGCCAGGTCAATGAGGAGATCCGCGCAGGCAGACTGGCTGTCCCCGGAACCCTGGCGCTCGTGGAGGTCAGCCGCAGCGGGCTTGGCGCACTGCACGCCTTGCTGGACCGGCTCGGCAATGTGCGGCGGCAGATGATCCTGTTCCTTGATGACCTCTCCTTCGAAAGCGAGGATGAGGACTATAAATCCCTCAAGAGCCTGCTTGATGGCGGCCTTGCCGGCTGCCCGGACAATGTCCTGCTCTACGCCACCTCCAACCGCCGCCATCTCATGCCGCGCAGCAGGATCGAAGGGGATGAAATAGCAGAGCTGCCGGCAGGCCTTCAGGGGAGCGAAACGGTGGAAGAGCGGATCTCCCTTTCAGACCGGTTCGGGCTGTGGCTTGGCGTGCACGGGGCGCGGCAGGAGGATTACCTGCGCATCGTCCACGCCCATGCGCAGCACCGCGGCCTGGCGCTGCCTGCAGCGGAGCTGGAAAAACGCGCCCTGGCCTGGAGCCTGGCGCGCGGCGCCCGCTCAGGCCGCGTCGCCGCCCAGTTCATCACCGCCCTGGCCGCTGAGCAGGCCGGCACCTGA
- the yajC gene encoding preprotein translocase subunit YajC, which yields MLSFLVSPAYAAGTSTGGFDLNSLYQIAPLVLIFLVFYFLLIRPQQQKQKQVREQQANLRRGDRIVTAGGVLGVVQATREGSPEVDVEIAPNTRVKVIRNTITTVLPRDKPANDA from the coding sequence ATGCTCTCTTTTCTGGTCTCCCCGGCCTATGCGGCCGGTACTTCCACCGGTGGATTCGACCTGAATTCCCTCTACCAGATCGCCCCGCTGGTCCTGATCTTCCTGGTTTTCTATTTCCTGCTGATCCGCCCCCAGCAGCAGAAGCAGAAACAGGTGCGCGAGCAGCAGGCCAACCTGCGCCGCGGCGACCGGATCGTAACGGCAGGCGGCGTGCTGGGCGTCGTGCAGGCCACGCGTGAGGGCAGCCCGGAAGTGGATGTGGAGATCGCGCCCAATACGCGCGTCAAGGTCATCCGCAACACCATCACCACCGTCCTGCCGCGCGACAAGCCCGCCAACGACGCCTGA
- a CDS encoding superoxide dismutase, with translation MAFELPPLPYPDTSLNDKGMSKETLDLHHGKHHRGYVNTLNGLVEKDPALQGKSLEELITLSTGKPDMAPVFNNAGQHYNHSMFWKSLSPNGGKIPPKLEKKIIEDFGSVEAFKDAFRKAATSQFGSGWAWLVLTPEGKLAITKTPNAASPLSEKQGKPLLTSDVWEHAYYLDFHNRRPDFITNFLDNLANYEFAEAEMLAG, from the coding sequence ATGGCTTTCGAACTTCCCCCCCTGCCCTATCCTGACACCTCGCTGAACGACAAGGGCATGTCCAAGGAAACGCTGGACCTGCACCACGGCAAGCACCACCGCGGCTATGTCAACACGCTCAACGGCCTGGTCGAGAAAGACCCCGCCCTGCAGGGCAAGAGCCTTGAAGAGCTGATCACCCTTTCCACCGGCAAGCCGGACATGGCACCGGTCTTCAACAATGCCGGCCAGCACTACAACCACTCCATGTTCTGGAAGAGCCTGTCGCCCAATGGCGGCAAGATCCCGCCCAAGCTGGAGAAGAAGATCATTGAGGATTTCGGCTCTGTCGAGGCTTTCAAGGACGCTTTCCGCAAGGCGGCGACCTCGCAGTTCGGTTCCGGCTGGGCCTGGCTGGTGCTGACGCCCGAGGGCAAGCTCGCCATCACCAAGACCCCCAACGCGGCAAGCCCGCTCTCTGAAAAGCAGGGCAAGCCCCTCCTCACCTCCGATGTCTGGGAACACGCCTATTACCTGGACTTCCACAACCGCCGCCCGGACTTCATCACCAACTTCCTCGACAACCTCGCCAATTACGAGTTCGCCGAGGCCGAGATGCTGGCCGGCTGA
- a CDS encoding LabA-like NYN domain-containing protein, giving the protein MLASIFRPTDRTALFIDGASLHHGARNLDFEVDFHALHTVFKESTDFKRAYYYAALPETEDYSPLRPLTDWLAYNGYCLVTKPARAFSDGNGRRRVKGNVNVEMAVDLISQAGRLDHAVLISGESDLRRAVEEAQARGTRVTVISSLRTQPPMIGDDLRRQADTFVELPDIACHFTRNPAGNR; this is encoded by the coding sequence ATGCTCGCATCCATTTTCCGCCCCACTGACCGCACCGCTCTCTTCATTGACGGGGCCAGCCTTCACCATGGCGCGCGCAACCTGGACTTCGAGGTGGACTTCCACGCCCTGCACACGGTCTTCAAAGAGAGCACGGACTTCAAGCGGGCCTATTATTACGCCGCCCTGCCTGAAACGGAGGATTACTCCCCCCTCAGGCCGCTGACGGACTGGCTGGCCTATAACGGCTACTGCCTTGTCACCAAACCCGCCCGCGCGTTTTCCGACGGCAACGGACGGCGGCGCGTCAAGGGCAATGTCAATGTGGAGATGGCTGTCGACCTGATCAGCCAGGCCGGGCGTCTCGACCACGCCGTGCTCATCAGCGGTGAATCCGACCTCCGCCGCGCGGTGGAGGAAGCCCAGGCCCGGGGCACGCGGGTGACGGTCATCTCCTCGCTGCGCACGCAGCCGCCCATGATCGGCGACGACCTGCGCCGCCAGGCGGATACTTTCGTCGAGCTGCCGGACATCGCCTGCCACTTCACGCGCAACCCGGCCGGGAACCGGTAA
- the rpoZ gene encoding DNA-directed RNA polymerase subunit omega yields MARVTVEDCIEKVTNRFDLVLLAAQRARGLARGEELHVPRDNDKNTVVALREIAEERISLSGLQEGIIRSMGQQPEVEVADEEVMDLIPTDQNIFGLQDVSAEEEASHMAVDEEASRHRR; encoded by the coding sequence ATGGCACGCGTGACCGTCGAAGACTGCATTGAGAAAGTCACCAACCGCTTCGATCTCGTTCTGCTGGCCGCCCAGCGGGCGCGGGGCCTGGCGCGCGGCGAGGAGCTGCACGTTCCGCGCGACAATGACAAGAACACCGTCGTCGCCCTGCGTGAGATCGCCGAGGAGCGCATCAGCCTGTCGGGGCTGCAGGAGGGGATCATCCGCTCCATGGGCCAGCAGCCTGAAGTCGAGGTGGCTGATGAGGAGGTCATGGACCTGATCCCGACCGACCAGAACATCTTCGGCCTGCAGGATGTCTCCGCTGAAGAGGAAGCCTCTCACATGGCGGTCGATGAGGAAGCGTCCCGTCACCGTCGCTGA